A single uncultured Acetobacterium sp. DNA region contains:
- a CDS encoding NAD(P)/FAD-dependent oxidoreductase: MNHYDIIIIGGGITGTAIAHECSKYQLTAALLERGTDIGIGATKGNGGVVHPGYDPTPGSLKAKINVQGANSYPRLAKELNFSIINPGIFVIGFSAADEAVLKHKLEFGIKNGVRELAMITAEQMRNREPHLATDAKLALYAPTATVVDPFEVAIAFAENAKANGVNILTNQPVTAIEKRSDGSFVIRTPNQQFACSYIVNAAGNHADVVAKLLGIEEYQMKPRHGDLLVFDKDMKIKPQTVMFPCPGPDTKGIACIPTVHGNTIVGSTATMMDDKEAVDNYAPGIQALIDGVHKILPELDAGKIIRTFAGLRPVVLDNNNDFYIAESQTVKGFIHAAGIQSPGVASAPAIAEVVRDLLDNAGLEMVPKPDYNPYREKKIVFSALPIDEQDALIHQNPAYGQIVCRCETVTEGEIIDAIHGLIPAHTLDAVKRRTRAGMGRCQSGFCQYKVLSILSRELGLPMDAICLEDVGSQLLCGSIKGGVK; this comes from the coding sequence ATGAATCATTATGACATCATCATCATTGGGGGTGGTATTACCGGTACGGCCATTGCCCATGAATGTTCAAAATATCAACTGACGGCGGCCCTGCTGGAACGGGGTACCGATATCGGGATCGGGGCGACCAAAGGAAATGGCGGCGTAGTTCACCCGGGTTACGATCCCACCCCCGGCAGCTTGAAAGCCAAGATCAATGTCCAGGGGGCTAACAGCTACCCAAGACTTGCCAAAGAACTGAACTTCAGCATCATTAATCCGGGAATCTTTGTGATCGGGTTTAGCGCTGCCGATGAAGCCGTGTTAAAACACAAGCTGGAATTTGGCATCAAGAACGGCGTCCGGGAGCTGGCGATGATCACTGCCGAGCAGATGCGCAACCGCGAGCCTCATCTGGCCACGGATGCCAAACTAGCCTTATATGCTCCGACTGCCACGGTGGTTGATCCGTTTGAGGTGGCCATCGCTTTTGCTGAAAATGCCAAGGCCAACGGCGTGAATATTCTGACCAACCAGCCGGTAACTGCCATTGAAAAAAGAAGCGATGGCAGTTTTGTGATTCGCACACCCAATCAGCAATTTGCCTGTTCCTATATCGTCAACGCCGCTGGCAACCATGCCGACGTGGTTGCCAAGCTGCTGGGAATTGAAGAATACCAGATGAAACCCCGACACGGGGATCTGCTGGTATTTGACAAGGACATGAAGATCAAGCCGCAAACGGTGATGTTTCCCTGTCCCGGACCGGACACCAAGGGGATCGCCTGCATTCCCACGGTTCATGGCAACACCATTGTCGGTTCCACCGCTACGATGATGGATGATAAGGAAGCGGTTGACAATTATGCCCCGGGAATTCAGGCCCTGATCGATGGGGTGCATAAGATCTTGCCGGAACTCGACGCCGGTAAGATCATCCGCACCTTCGCCGGACTGCGACCGGTGGTGTTGGACAACAACAATGATTTCTACATTGCCGAATCCCAGACGGTTAAAGGTTTTATTCACGCCGCCGGGATTCAGTCCCCAGGGGTGGCCTCGGCCCCGGCGATTGCCGAAGTGGTTCGCGATCTGCTGGATAATGCCGGACTGGAAATGGTTCCTAAACCGGATTACAATCCGTACCGGGAAAAAAAGATTGTTTTTAGCGCATTGCCCATTGATGAACAGGATGCTCTGATTCATCAGAACCCAGCTTACGGACAGATTGTCTGCCGCTGCGAAACCGTCACCGAGGGTGAGATCATCGATGCCATCCACGGGCTGATTCCGGCACATACCCTGGACGCGGTTAAGCGTCGCACCCGAGCCGGGATGGGACGCTGTCAAAGCGGATTCTGTCAATACAAGGTCCTTTCGATTCTGAGCCGGGAGCTGGGGCTACCGATGGATGCGATCTGCCTGGAAGATGTCGGATCCCAACTGCTCTGTGGATCGATCAAGGGAGGTGTGAAATGA
- a CDS encoding FAD-dependent oxidoreductase: MKQLNYDVVVIGGGPAGMAAALKAKDKGATVAIIERNDELGGILNQCIHSGFGLSYFKQELTGPEYAELFINRVATAEIDVFLKTMVIDLSPARQVKAMNEEGMLLLNAGAIVLAMGCRERTRGAIKIPGSRPAGVLTAGLAQRYVNIENRKPGERIVILGSGDIGLIMARRLTLEGMQVLGVYELMPYANGLYRNIKNCLDDFEIPLHLSTTVTKIIGHPHLEAIEVAKVDGNFNVIEATREVIPCDTLLLSIGLIPENELSQKSRVSLNPRTNGPLVNDDLETNQPGIFACGNVLHVHDLVDNVTLEAEQAGAAAAAYVLEQTNRQSPNEASPVEAKMTRLLSPGENVSYTVPAKLTVPLQHAARILFRVNKPLDKAEVVIQAGTEILYQGKPHAFKPSVMEMVALNPEEMIHLSDPQQPITVAVREVNG; this comes from the coding sequence ATGAAACAGTTAAATTATGATGTGGTTGTTATTGGCGGTGGCCCCGCCGGTATGGCGGCAGCCCTGAAAGCCAAGGATAAAGGTGCCACCGTGGCCATCATCGAACGCAACGACGAACTGGGGGGAATTCTCAATCAGTGTATCCACAGCGGTTTTGGTCTCAGCTATTTCAAACAGGAGCTCACCGGGCCGGAATACGCCGAGTTGTTTATTAATCGGGTGGCAACGGCTGAGATTGATGTTTTTTTAAAAACCATGGTCATCGATTTATCCCCGGCACGCCAGGTGAAAGCCATGAATGAGGAGGGGATGTTGTTGCTTAACGCCGGGGCCATTGTGCTGGCCATGGGCTGCCGGGAACGGACCCGGGGGGCCATAAAAATTCCCGGCTCACGACCGGCGGGGGTCCTCACTGCCGGGCTGGCTCAACGCTATGTCAATATCGAAAATCGTAAACCAGGTGAACGCATCGTCATTCTGGGCTCCGGCGACATCGGCCTGATCATGGCCCGACGGCTGACTCTGGAAGGCATGCAGGTGCTGGGGGTTTATGAATTGATGCCCTATGCCAACGGACTCTACCGGAATATCAAAAACTGTCTGGATGATTTTGAAATCCCCCTGCATTTGTCGACCACGGTTACAAAGATCATCGGCCATCCCCATCTGGAAGCCATTGAAGTGGCCAAGGTTGATGGAAATTTCAACGTGATCGAAGCAACCCGGGAAGTGATTCCCTGTGATACGCTGCTGTTATCCATTGGGCTGATTCCGGAAAATGAGTTATCCCAGAAATCTAGAGTGAGTCTGAATCCCCGCACCAACGGGCCGCTGGTGAATGACGATCTGGAAACCAATCAGCCGGGGATATTCGCCTGCGGAAACGTCCTCCACGTTCACGATCTGGTGGACAACGTCACGCTGGAAGCCGAACAGGCCGGAGCGGCGGCCGCGGCTTATGTCCTTGAGCAAACGAATCGTCAATCTCCCAATGAAGCCAGCCCAGTCGAAGCCAAAATGACGCGGTTGCTGAGTCCGGGAGAGAATGTCAGCTATACCGTGCCGGCAAAACTGACCGTTCCGTTACAACACGCCGCCCGGATTTTATTTCGGGTGAACAAACCGTTAGATAAGGCCGAAGTGGTAATCCAGGCCGGAACCGAGATCCTTTATCAGGGTAAACCCCACGCCTTTAAGCCAAGCGTCATGGAAATGGTGGCACTTAACCCGGAAGAAATGATTCATCTCAGTGATCCACAGCAACCGATAACGGTAGCAGTCCGGGAGGTAAACGGATGA
- a CDS encoding DUF1667 domain-containing protein translates to MSRDQRAIKTAKLNNKIKKSELKMSEINKTAIKVCCTTCPKECVVTVFLEDGVLINVEGQGCKRGKKFAQKEITTPERTLTSTVMVESGGKALLLPVKTAAPIPKKDMALAMNTIRQTKITGPCRMGDVVIPNVCGTGVDVVACRSIKENDHAC, encoded by the coding sequence ATGAGTCGTGATCAGAGAGCAATAAAAACAGCAAAATTAAATAATAAAATAAAAAAGAGTGAATTAAAAATGAGTGAAATAAATAAAACTGCAATAAAAGTCTGCTGCACCACCTGTCCCAAAGAATGCGTGGTCACGGTTTTTCTGGAGGACGGCGTTTTAATCAATGTGGAGGGACAAGGCTGTAAACGAGGTAAAAAATTCGCACAAAAGGAGATCACCACACCAGAAAGAACCTTAACCAGCACGGTTATGGTGGAAAGTGGTGGCAAAGCGCTTTTGCTACCGGTGAAGACCGCGGCCCCCATCCCCAAAAAAGACATGGCGTTGGCGATGAACACCATTCGCCAGACGAAAATCACCGGGCCCTGCCGGATGGGGGACGTGGTTATCCCGAATGTCTGCGGTACTGGCGTGGATGTGGTGGCCTGCCGCAGTATCAAGGAGAACGACCATGCGTGTTAA
- a CDS encoding class II fructose-bisphosphate aldolase: MRVNLTSILKAAHQHGYGIGAFNTPNLESVQAVIAAAESLNQPVIIMHAQIHEQMIPLEVIGPVMIRLADQASVDVCVHLDHGEDLGYLLHAMKMGFSSVMYDGSKLPYDENLTNTREIVRVAHYLGVSVEAELGRVLRPEGGGKADPDEEVLIPEACYTDPQSAKAFVAATGVDALAIAFGTAHGVYEAEPCLDFDRIAAIRKLVDVPLVMHGGSGVRADDFHKAIKSGISKINYFTYMSLAGGQAVKAHLDQNPGHDLRFDELAEIGRVAMQADVERALKVFGQRL; the protein is encoded by the coding sequence ATGCGTGTTAATCTCACTTCGATTTTAAAAGCAGCCCATCAGCATGGTTACGGCATCGGAGCGTTTAACACGCCGAATCTGGAGAGCGTTCAGGCAGTGATCGCAGCGGCAGAATCCTTGAACCAACCGGTGATTATCATGCACGCCCAGATTCATGAGCAGATGATCCCGTTGGAAGTCATCGGACCGGTGATGATCCGGCTGGCTGATCAGGCAAGCGTGGATGTCTGTGTCCATCTCGATCATGGGGAAGACCTGGGCTATCTGCTGCATGCCATGAAGATGGGTTTTTCCTCAGTGATGTATGATGGCTCCAAGCTGCCCTACGACGAAAATCTGACAAATACCCGGGAAATTGTCCGGGTCGCTCACTATCTGGGCGTATCCGTCGAAGCGGAGCTGGGTCGGGTGCTCCGTCCTGAGGGCGGCGGCAAAGCGGATCCGGATGAAGAAGTGCTGATCCCGGAAGCGTGTTATACGGACCCCCAAAGCGCCAAAGCGTTTGTCGCGGCTACCGGGGTAGATGCTCTGGCGATTGCTTTTGGTACCGCCCATGGTGTTTATGAAGCCGAACCCTGTCTGGATTTTGACCGTATCGCGGCCATTCGCAAACTGGTGGATGTGCCGCTGGTGATGCATGGCGGTTCCGGAGTGCGTGCGGATGACTTCCACAAAGCGATCAAGTCCGGGATTTCAAAAATCAATTATTTTACCTATATGTCCCTGGCCGGTGGCCAGGCCGTTAAGGCGCACCTCGATCAAAACCCCGGCCACGACCTGCGTTTTGATGAACTTGCCGAGATTGGCCGGGTGGCCATGCAGGCTGATGTTGAACGGGCGCTGAAAGTATTCGGACAGAGATTATGA
- a CDS encoding macrolide family glycosyltransferase: MSKIVFFSIPAHGHTNPTIPVVKELVNHGHEVWYYSFNEFQEKIEAAGARFISCDAYLPIISAEELEKKAGKDFAALIEMVVDTTIAMDATICRELRDFRPDCIVSDSVCFWGKLFARKLAIPFICSTTTFAFNQHTARLMKRGFKEMIAMFTGMPRINKKIKQLKNHGYEVKNFIDLIQNDNVTDTIVYTSKAFQPMAETFSNCYAFVGPSILATETAPAPKGNRNRIYISLGTVLNQNADFYNNCLQAFKDEDVEVVMSVGDKTDLLALGEIPDHFVVASRVDQLAVLKQSDVFVTHCGMNSVNESIYFGVPMVLFPLHSEEGVVANRAAELGAGVKLKSSQPEQLRAAVNTVLNDPSFVKNTKILSERFKQAGGPKAAAAFIEAKAQSE; encoded by the coding sequence ATGAGTAAAATTGTCTTTTTTTCGATTCCTGCTCATGGGCATACCAATCCCACCATTCCGGTCGTTAAGGAATTGGTCAACCACGGCCATGAGGTCTGGTATTATTCGTTTAACGAATTTCAGGAAAAAATTGAAGCAGCCGGGGCTCGGTTTATTAGTTGCGACGCCTATCTGCCGATCATCTCCGCCGAGGAACTGGAGAAAAAAGCGGGCAAGGATTTTGCCGCCCTGATCGAAATGGTGGTAGACACCACCATTGCCATGGACGCAACGATCTGCCGCGAGCTCAGGGATTTCAGGCCGGACTGTATCGTCTCCGATTCGGTCTGCTTCTGGGGAAAATTGTTTGCCCGGAAATTAGCGATTCCCTTTATTTGTTCAACTACTACCTTTGCCTTTAATCAACACACCGCCCGGTTGATGAAGCGGGGCTTTAAAGAAATGATCGCGATGTTCACCGGGATGCCCCGGATTAATAAAAAGATTAAGCAGCTGAAAAATCACGGTTATGAGGTCAAAAATTTTATTGATTTGATCCAGAATGATAATGTCACTGATACCATTGTCTACACTTCAAAGGCCTTTCAACCGATGGCTGAAACCTTCTCAAACTGTTATGCTTTTGTGGGCCCCTCGATTCTGGCAACGGAAACCGCACCAGCGCCAAAAGGCAATCGGAACAGGATCTACATTTCTCTGGGAACTGTTTTGAACCAGAATGCGGACTTCTACAATAACTGTCTCCAGGCTTTTAAAGACGAAGACGTGGAGGTGGTGATGTCGGTGGGTGACAAAACCGATCTTTTAGCATTGGGAGAAATTCCCGATCATTTTGTGGTCGCATCCCGGGTCGATCAGCTTGCGGTGCTTAAACAGTCCGATGTATTTGTTACCCATTGTGGCATGAACAGCGTGAATGAGAGTATTTATTTTGGCGTCCCGATGGTATTATTTCCGCTTCACAGTGAAGAAGGGGTGGTGGCTAATCGGGCCGCCGAACTGGGGGCCGGGGTTAAATTAAAAAGCAGTCAGCCCGAGCAGTTGCGCGCCGCGGTAAACACGGTTTTGAACGATCCGTCGTTTGTTAAGAATACCAAAATACTGTCGGAGCGTTTCAAACAGGCCGGCGGTCCAAAGGCAGCCGCAGCGTTTATTGAAGCAAAGGCTCAAAGTGAGTAA
- a CDS encoding 3'-5' exonuclease: MYTKLREHKGTSLLIFPDNYVIVDIETTGFNPKVDEIIEIGAVKVCGNKITSIYQSLVRPKNPINPYISNLTGITNAMVVEANPIEVVLESFLAFIGSTILVGHNVNFDINFLYDHCEAHLHHYLKNDFIDLKELFREKQRSGDTFKSTCEKCAVQNTNAHRALSDCLATNNLYQSLKLHNGSIACVEELDTLTLASEFKTKHSPYKKQCQLKKENLGAIAQVS, translated from the coding sequence ATGTATACAAAGTTAAGAGAACATAAAGGCACGAGTCTTTTGATATTCCCTGATAATTACGTCATTGTTGATATTGAAACGACTGGTTTTAATCCCAAGGTCGATGAAATCATCGAGATTGGCGCTGTAAAAGTATGTGGTAATAAAATCACCTCCATCTATCAGTCCTTAGTCCGTCCTAAGAACCCCATCAATCCCTATATTTCAAATCTCACTGGTATCACCAATGCGATGGTTGTCGAAGCGAATCCCATTGAAGTGGTGCTGGAGTCCTTCCTTGCCTTTATTGGCAGTACGATTCTCGTCGGTCATAATGTTAATTTTGATATTAATTTTTTATATGATCATTGCGAAGCGCATCTGCATCATTATTTAAAAAATGACTTCATCGATCTGAAAGAGTTGTTCAGAGAAAAGCAACGTTCAGGCGACACCTTTAAGTCCACCTGCGAAAAATGTGCCGTTCAAAACACCAATGCCCATCGGGCCCTGTCTGACTGTCTGGCAACCAATAACCTGTATCAGTCCTTAAAATTGCATAATGGTTCGATTGCCTGTGTGGAAGAATTGGACACCCTCACTTTGGCATCGGAATTTAAGACCAAACATTCTCCCTACAAAAAACAATGCCAGCTCAAAAAAGAAAACCTCGGTGCGATTGCTCAGGTTTCTTGA
- a CDS encoding aminotransferase: MNIKPFKVEEWMNQYEDGAVYNLAETCVDSISLDQLFELTGTDKETSLSEICRRRLTYGDIWGAPAFKKGICQLYKTIAPENIITTHGAAGANHHIFYSIIQPGDRIISVIPTYQQLYAIPESFEADVQLLKLQMKDNFLPDLAELRRLATPETKLICINNPNNPTGALMSKEMLTEIVEIARSIDAYLLCDEVYRGLTQDEDDSESIADLYDKGISVSSMSKVFSLAGLRLGWIATRDQTVMEAFLSHRDYTLISCGMLDETIGAIALNHAETLLARSKAIVRENLSILDNWIKTQPHITYLKPQAGTTALLCYDFEMDSYEFCKDLYHQTGVFLTPGECFEEEQCVRIGYACDKQTLIDGLNALGNYLTKMTV; this comes from the coding sequence ATGAACATAAAACCCTTTAAAGTCGAAGAATGGATGAATCAATATGAGGATGGCGCAGTCTATAATCTTGCCGAAACCTGCGTCGACTCGATTTCGCTGGATCAGTTGTTTGAATTAACCGGAACCGATAAAGAAACCTCCCTGTCCGAAATCTGTCGTCGCCGTTTAACCTATGGCGATATCTGGGGAGCCCCGGCCTTTAAAAAAGGCATCTGCCAGCTTTATAAAACCATAGCACCCGAAAACATCATCACCACCCATGGCGCTGCCGGTGCCAACCATCATATTTTCTACTCGATCATTCAGCCCGGGGACCGCATCATCAGCGTTATCCCCACCTATCAGCAATTGTATGCCATTCCCGAATCATTTGAAGCCGATGTACAACTGTTGAAACTCCAGATGAAAGATAATTTCCTGCCAGATCTGGCCGAACTCCGGCGGCTTGCCACCCCGGAAACCAAGCTGATCTGCATCAATAATCCCAATAATCCCACCGGGGCCCTGATGTCTAAAGAAATGCTCACTGAAATTGTCGAAATCGCCCGCAGCATCGATGCCTACCTATTATGCGATGAGGTTTATCGGGGCCTAACCCAGGATGAGGATGACAGCGAATCGATTGCTGATCTCTATGACAAAGGCATCAGTGTCAGCAGTATGTCCAAGGTCTTTTCGCTGGCCGGGCTGCGTCTGGGCTGGATCGCCACCAGAGATCAGACTGTGATGGAGGCCTTCCTTTCTCATCGGGACTATACCCTGATCAGCTGCGGCATGCTGGACGAAACCATTGGCGCCATTGCTCTTAATCACGCCGAGACACTGCTGGCCAGAAGTAAAGCCATCGTTCGGGAGAACCTGAGCATTCTGGATAACTGGATTAAGACCCAGCCCCATATTACCTATCTAAAACCGCAGGCCGGTACCACGGCGTTGCTGTGCTATGATTTTGAGATGGATTCCTATGAATTCTGCAAAGATTTATATCATCAAACCGGGGTATTCTTAACTCCTGGCGAATGTTTTGAAGAAGAACAGTGTGTCCGCATTGGCTACGCCTGCGACAAGCAGACCCTGATTGATGGATTAAACGCCTTGGGCAACTATTTGACGAAAATGACCGTTTAA
- a CDS encoding aminotransferase class I/II-fold pyridoxal phosphate-dependent enzyme, translated as MPELSQRITQFTDSVIRRMTRIADAHHAINLSQGFPDFDPPKPLLDALAKIAYDGPHQYSITYGAKNLRDALAAKHGRAIKRDIDPETEVLVTCGGTEAMMAVMMTICNPGDKVIVFSPFYENYGADAILSGAEPIYVPLHPPAYNFDPNQLEEAFRQGVKAIIVCNPSNPCGKVFTRAELELIGTLATAYDAFVITDEVYEHIVYKPHVHVHLAGLPGMYDRTITCSSLSKTYSITGWRLGYLIGPEAVVEGAKKVHDFLTVGAPSPLQEAACVGVNLGDDYYHDLIERYTQKRDYFCQGLDRIGLDHTIPQGAYFVLVDISQFLSMKRFAGWTDLAFCEWMAKEIGVAAVPGSSFFKENITHLIRLHFARGQATLDEALSRLANLTQLNDVY; from the coding sequence ATGCCAGAACTCAGCCAACGCATTACCCAATTCACCGATTCAGTCATCCGACGGATGACCCGGATCGCCGATGCCCATCATGCCATCAATTTATCTCAGGGCTTTCCCGATTTTGATCCGCCAAAACCGCTGTTGGACGCCCTGGCTAAAATCGCCTATGATGGCCCGCATCAGTATTCGATTACCTATGGTGCCAAAAATCTCCGGGATGCCCTGGCCGCCAAGCATGGCCGAGCCATCAAACGAGATATTGATCCGGAAACTGAGGTGCTGGTCACCTGCGGCGGTACCGAAGCGATGATGGCGGTGATGATGACCATCTGCAATCCCGGTGATAAGGTGATCGTATTCAGCCCCTTCTATGAAAATTATGGCGCCGACGCCATCTTGTCCGGTGCCGAACCCATTTATGTACCATTGCATCCTCCCGCTTATAATTTTGACCCCAACCAGCTGGAAGAGGCCTTCCGTCAGGGAGTGAAAGCCATTATTGTCTGTAATCCCTCCAACCCCTGCGGGAAGGTCTTCACCCGAGCGGAACTGGAATTAATCGGCACCCTGGCCACCGCCTACGACGCCTTTGTCATCACCGACGAGGTATATGAGCACATAGTTTACAAGCCCCATGTGCATGTCCATCTTGCTGGTCTGCCGGGTATGTATGACCGCACCATCACCTGCAGTTCGCTTTCTAAAACCTACTCCATCACCGGATGGCGGCTGGGCTACTTAATCGGACCGGAAGCAGTTGTAGAAGGTGCCAAAAAAGTCCATGATTTTTTAACGGTAGGAGCGCCTTCGCCACTTCAGGAGGCTGCCTGCGTCGGGGTCAATCTGGGGGATGACTACTACCATGACCTGATTGAACGCTATACACAAAAACGGGATTATTTCTGTCAGGGACTGGATCGCATCGGTTTGGACCACACGATCCCTCAGGGCGCCTATTTTGTACTGGTCGATATTTCGCAATTTCTGTCGATGAAGCGTTTTGCCGGATGGACTGATCTTGCCTTTTGCGAATGGATGGCCAAAGAAATCGGTGTTGCTGCCGTACCGGGTTCCAGCTTTTTTAAAGAAAATATCACCCACCTGATCCGGCTCCACTTTGCCCGCGGCCAGGCCACCCTGGACGAAGCCCTCAGCCGCCTGGCAAACCTGACCCAACTTAATGATGTTTATTAA
- a CDS encoding MerR family transcriptional regulator yields MKEAVNSRIKTADFARMCGTNKRTLIYYDEIDLFSPTERDENGYRYYSEAQYDVFLVISALKEIGMPLEQIKNYLDHRNSELLNKLLIAQEEKINAEIIELLRIQEMIQTKKKLLKIGGEVASNVVVFETVPEEYLVLSDLADSSDHEVVMPILYNHLSTCHREQLNVGHPFGAIISGDSLLNGEFDRYAYFFTKISKPLQSEKLFRKPAGIYATIYLKGDYYESETTYDKLLTAILQEGYAICGFSYKEGIIDEIAEKSVDAYLTKISVLVEKDV; encoded by the coding sequence ATGAAAGAAGCAGTTAACTCGCGGATCAAAACGGCCGATTTTGCCCGGATGTGTGGGACCAATAAACGGACCTTGATTTATTATGATGAGATTGACCTGTTTTCACCCACGGAGCGAGATGAAAATGGGTATCGGTATTACAGCGAAGCTCAGTATGATGTGTTTCTGGTGATCTCGGCTTTGAAAGAAATTGGAATGCCGCTGGAACAAATCAAAAATTATCTGGATCATCGTAATTCGGAGCTGTTGAACAAGCTGCTGATTGCCCAGGAAGAAAAAATCAATGCAGAGATTATTGAGCTGCTGCGGATTCAGGAGATGATCCAGACTAAAAAGAAACTGTTGAAAATTGGCGGGGAAGTTGCCAGTAATGTCGTTGTCTTTGAAACTGTTCCAGAGGAATACCTGGTCTTAAGTGATTTGGCCGACAGCAGTGATCATGAGGTCGTGATGCCGATTCTCTACAATCATCTGTCCACTTGTCACCGGGAGCAACTTAATGTGGGTCATCCCTTTGGGGCCATTATTTCCGGGGACAGCCTGTTAAATGGAGAATTTGACCGTTACGCTTATTTTTTTACCAAAATCTCCAAACCCCTTCAGTCTGAAAAATTGTTCCGAAAACCAGCCGGGATCTATGCCACCATCTATTTGAAAGGCGATTACTACGAGAGCGAAACGACCTATGATAAGCTACTAACAGCCATTCTTCAGGAAGGTTATGCGATCTGCGGATTCTCCTACAAAGAAGGCATTATTGACGAAATCGCTGAGAAATCAGTGGATGCCTACCTCACGAAGATTTCGGTGTTGGTAGAAAAAGATGTTTAA
- a CDS encoding ferritin family protein, which produces MENASIYEVLQLAINLEEEGTKFYEKWAAKAQGAVKDTLNRLAADEIKHAIYFKSLFDGLKDKPQVDYLFDEEVTAYFKGYAASAAFNREQVKLDTIKDAVEEGILTEKNSIEYYEFLSKYSKEPTQKMLETIIKEEQGHLVILEKLLAEV; this is translated from the coding sequence ATGGAAAATGCATCAATCTACGAAGTGTTACAACTGGCCATCAACCTGGAAGAAGAAGGCACAAAGTTCTATGAAAAATGGGCTGCCAAAGCACAAGGAGCTGTTAAAGATACCCTAAACAGATTAGCAGCAGACGAAATAAAACATGCCATTTATTTTAAAAGCTTATTTGATGGTTTAAAAGATAAACCACAGGTTGATTATCTGTTTGATGAAGAAGTCACTGCTTATTTTAAAGGTTATGCCGCTTCAGCAGCGTTTAACCGTGAGCAGGTAAAACTGGACACCATCAAAGATGCTGTCGAAGAAGGCATCCTGACCGAAAAAAATTCAATTGAATATTATGAATTTTTATCTAAATACTCCAAAGAACCTACCCAAAAAATGCTGGAAACCATCATTAAAGAAGAACAAGGCCATCTGGTCATTCTAGAAAAACTATTAGCTGAAGTTTAA
- a CDS encoding DUF3089 domain-containing protein: MKRKVILSIALALLICCLAVAGCTTAKKDTAQTEKSDAIVPTDYSQSAHWLNLPTENTKAVDVFYLYPSAWAKVNADDPIICEIDNPVMLTQSKLAYERQATAFENTANIYAPYYRQDDAGSTLQMPVGEQQDIVKGVPLTDATAAFDYYIEHYNNGRPFILASHSQGSNVMIYILQDYMKEHPDVYKRMIAAYVIGYSITDDYLAQNPNLKFATSAGDTGVIISYNTQAPTIEGSDGVVLPTAHAINPISWTTDETVAPASDNLGSLQLNSDGSVVKNPDGTPVKVMNFADAQVDKAKGVIICSTVDVNTYAPGSAMFGKGVFHSYDFPFYYFDIQANAELRAANYLKEHK; the protein is encoded by the coding sequence ATGAAAAGAAAAGTAATTCTATCCATTGCCCTTGCCCTATTAATCTGCTGTCTGGCAGTTGCCGGATGCACCACCGCCAAGAAAGATACCGCTCAGACTGAGAAGTCTGATGCCATCGTGCCAACTGATTATAGCCAAAGCGCCCACTGGCTGAACCTCCCCACCGAAAACACCAAAGCGGTGGATGTCTTCTACCTGTACCCTTCCGCCTGGGCTAAGGTCAATGCTGATGACCCGATCATCTGCGAAATTGACAACCCGGTGATGCTCACACAGTCCAAACTAGCCTATGAACGACAGGCCACTGCTTTTGAAAACACGGCCAACATCTATGCGCCCTATTATCGTCAGGACGATGCCGGTTCAACTCTGCAGATGCCAGTTGGTGAGCAACAGGATATTGTCAAAGGTGTTCCGCTGACCGATGCCACGGCCGCCTTTGACTACTACATTGAGCACTACAATAACGGCCGTCCCTTTATTCTGGCCAGTCATTCCCAGGGTTCGAATGTCATGATCTATATCTTACAGGATTACATGAAAGAACACCCCGATGTCTACAAACGCATGATTGCTGCCTATGTCATTGGCTATTCCATCACCGATGATTACCTGGCCCAAAACCCTAACCTGAAATTTGCCACCAGTGCCGGCGACACCGGGGTTATTATTTCCTACAACACCCAAGCCCCCACCATTGAAGGTTCTGACGGTGTGGTTCTGCCCACCGCTCATGCTATCAACCCGATCAGTTGGACCACTGACGAAACCGTGGCGCCAGCCTCCGATAACCTGGGCTCGCTGCAATTGAATTCCGATGGTTCAGTGGTCAAAAATCCCGATGGTACCCCTGTGAAGGTGATGAACTTTGCCGATGCTCAGGTCGACAAAGCCAAAGGGGTCATCATCTGCAGCACCGTGGATGTCAACACCTACGCACCGGGATCGGCCATGTTTGGCAAAGGCGTCTTCCACAGCTATGACTTCCCCTTCTATTACTTTGATATTCAGGCCAACGCCGAACTGCGGGCGGCCAATTATTTAAAAGAACATAAATAA